In Vigna radiata var. radiata cultivar VC1973A chromosome 3, Vradiata_ver6, whole genome shotgun sequence, the following proteins share a genomic window:
- the LOC106757934 gene encoding agmatine deiminase, with amino-acid sequence MQLHGTPSALGFHMPAEWETHTQCWMGWPERPDNWRENAGPAQHVFARVATAISKFEPVTVCVSSVQWVNARSQLPEHIRVVETNMNDSWFRDTGPTFVVRRSTTTESGGAVDRIAGIDWQFNSWGGSEGGCYTDWSLDLLVAKKILEIEKIPRFRQSMVLEGGSIHVDGEGTCLTTEECLLNKNRNPNLSKDQIEDELKTYLGVRKVIWLPRGLYGDDDTNGHIDNMCCFVRPGVVMLSWIEDETDPQYGRSKEAYSLLSSETDANGRKFEIIKIHVPGPLYMTEHESDGISQDGEAKSRLPGTRLAASYVNFYIANKAIIAPQFGDRKWDDEAIRVLSNAFPHHEVVGVEGAREIVLGGGNIHCITQQQPAV; translated from the exons ATGCAGCTCCACGGAACACCATCTGCTCTTGGATTCCACATGCCTGCAGAGTGGGAAACCCACACTCAGTGTTGGATGGGTTGGCCA GAACGCCCTGATAACTGGCGAGAGAACGCTGGACCCGCCCAACATGTGTTTGCGAGGGTGGCAACTGCCATCTCAAAATTTGAGCCTGTTACTGTTTGTGTTAGTTCTGTCCAG TGGGTGAACGCACGAAGTCAGTTACCTGAACATATCAGGGTGGTTGAGACGAATATGAATGATTCTTGGTTTCGTGATACTGGACCCACT TTTGTTGTGAGAAGAAGCACGACAACAGAGTCTGGTGGTGCAGTTGACAGAATTGCAGGGATTGACTGGCAATTTAATAGTTGGGGGG GTTCAGAAGGTGGATGCTATACTGATTGGAGTCTTGATTTGCTTGTGGCTAAGAAG ATTTTGGAAATTGAGAAGATTCCTAGATTTCGGCAATCGATGGTGCTTGAAGGTGGAAGTATCCATGTGGATGGAGAAG GAACCTGTCTTACAACAGAAGAGTGCCTCTTGAACAAGAACAGGAATCCTAACTTGAGTAAGGACCAAATAGAGGATGAACTTAAGACATATCTTGGAGTCAGGAAGGTTATATGGTTGCCTCGTGGATTATATG GGGATGATGACACGAATGGTCACATTGATAACATGTGCTGTTTTGTGAGGCCTGGTGTGGTTATGCTGTCTTGGATTGAAGACGAAACTGATCCTCAGTATGGAAGATCTAAAGAAGCTTATTCTTTGCTTTCAAGTGAAACAGATGCTAATGGTAGAAAGTTTGAAATCATTAAAATCCATGTTCCCGGTCCACTCTATATGACAGAGCACGAGTCTGATGGGATTTCCCAG GACGGTGAGGCTAAGTCAAGACTTCCCGGTACTAGGCTTGCTGCTTCCTACGTAAACTTTTACATTGCAAACAAAGCTATCATTGCACCACAATTTGGAGATAGAAAGTGGGATGACGAAGCTATCCGAGTCTTATCTAATGCATTCCCTCATCATGAA GTTGTAGGAGTTGAAGGTGCCAGGGAGATTGTTTTGGGCGGTGGAAACATACACTGCATTACTCAGCAACAACCAGCAGTTTAA